Proteins encoded within one genomic window of Planococcus sp. MB-3u-03:
- a CDS encoding response regulator transcription factor, with amino-acid sequence MEIHVIGKTDNKKKRLKVLLSEHYPQHCIVNQETVSVLNDDAHRQNIALLVILLNEENTETVEQLLQIEKLDIPILFVEEEETHARERLLNGSLVKGYIRRNAPLEKIKSAMNLVLDGGIYKEPTSLHRKNEQVSNHKELELEWTILSMHSKGFSFEEMSEVVDLSIDEIETKLNQIKNNCRSCPSSTTS; translated from the coding sequence TCACGTTATCGGAAAAACGGACAATAAAAAGAAACGATTAAAAGTGCTGCTGTCGGAGCACTACCCTCAACATTGCATCGTTAATCAAGAAACTGTTTCAGTATTAAATGACGATGCTCACCGGCAAAACATAGCACTTCTCGTGATTCTTCTAAATGAAGAAAATACCGAGACTGTTGAGCAGCTTCTCCAAATCGAGAAGTTAGATATCCCAATCCTCTTCGTGGAAGAAGAAGAAACCCACGCGCGAGAAAGGTTATTAAATGGATCATTGGTCAAAGGTTACATCCGGCGTAACGCTCCGTTAGAAAAAATTAAAAGCGCAATGAACCTTGTTCTGGATGGCGGTATATACAAAGAACCTACCAGCTTACACAGGAAGAATGAACAAGTATCAAATCACAAAGAGCTTGAGTTGGAGTGGACCATCCTTTCTATGCATTCAAAAGGATTTAGCTTCGAAGAAATGAGCGAAGTGGTAGATCTCTCTATTGATGAAATCGAGACAAAACTCAATCAAATCAAAAACAATTGTCGTTCCTGCCCATCATCAACCACAAGTTAG
- a CDS encoding DUF2325 domain-containing protein, with protein MLFHPGKVRNGGVKNAFRKSVKNADCVVVLCDALMHETMYQVKDLCKEYDTKVVFHTNGFGASGAIAAGLGKLGAA; from the coding sequence ATTTTATTTCATCCAGGAAAAGTACGGAATGGCGGAGTGAAGAACGCTTTTCGCAAATCCGTAAAAAACGCGGATTGTGTTGTCGTTTTATGTGATGCACTCATGCACGAAACTATGTATCAAGTTAAGGATCTGTGTAAAGAATACGATACAAAAGTCGTTTTCCATACAAACGGATTCGGTGCTTCAGGAGCCATTGCTGCAGGATTGGGTAAACTGGGAGCAGCTTAA
- a CDS encoding thermonuclease family protein yields the protein MKVFDTKRKKILIVAIFALLLTGCTVPTAEPDNAPIKSESSKEQVNEEDITGVISSLADGDTYNVVISKDRKVRDGVQLTAGEEIAVRLLLVDTPESVGEKAGMPYANEASSYAKGLLIGKTVTLEFDEGDLKDKYDRYLAYVYLDGKRVQDYLLENGYAMVHYVYEPNTRYLSELQAIENTASKQSIGIWSLEGYAVPGEGFNEVGLGPDLKVIGEDIKNKAQETADDFLGETVDSLFDSFDSQ from the coding sequence ATGAAGGTTTTCGATACTAAAAGGAAAAAGATTCTTATCGTTGCTATATTCGCTTTATTACTCACAGGATGTACCGTACCTACAGCTGAACCGGACAATGCTCCGATAAAATCAGAATCAAGCAAGGAGCAAGTAAACGAAGAGGACATTACGGGTGTTATTAGTAGTTTAGCTGACGGAGATACATATAATGTTGTCATCTCAAAGGATAGAAAAGTGAGGGATGGTGTTCAGCTAACTGCCGGCGAAGAAATTGCAGTTCGATTGCTTCTGGTGGATACTCCAGAGAGTGTCGGTGAGAAAGCGGGTATGCCTTATGCTAATGAAGCAAGTTCTTATGCGAAAGGTTTGCTCATAGGAAAAACGGTTACGCTAGAATTTGATGAGGGTGACCTAAAGGACAAATATGATAGGTACTTAGCATATGTATATCTGGATGGAAAGCGAGTACAGGATTATCTGCTGGAGAACGGCTATGCGATGGTCCACTATGTGTACGAACCAAACACTCGATACTTGTCCGAATTGCAGGCTATTGAAAATACCGCTAGCAAACAATCAATAGGAATCTGGTCGCTGGAAGGTTACGCAGTTCCAGGGGAAGGTTTTAACGAAGTAGGTTTGGGGCCCGACTTAAAAGTTATAGGAGAAGATATAAAAAATAAAGCACAGGAAACTGCCGACGACTTCCTTGGTGAAACGGTTGATTCATTGTTTGATTCTTTCGATAGCCAGTAA
- a CDS encoding AbrB/MazE/SpoVT family DNA-binding domain-containing protein produces MDRITAKLTSKGQVTLPKTVRDMLKLNSGDHLDFVINRPGEVVMKKNSELNLAKETSFNLVQFLINKFPVLTITGNVASGKTTFAADLLIQDFSQNFVALLSPVMNYIRSY; encoded by the coding sequence ATTGATAGAATCACTGCTAAGCTAACAAGTAAGGGGCAAGTAACTTTACCTAAAACCGTTCGTGATATGTTAAAACTAAACTCAGGAGATCATCTTGATTTTGTAATTAATCGCCCCGGGGAGGTTGTTATGAAGAAAAACAGTGAATTAAACTTAGCGAAAGAGACCTCTTTCAACTTGGTCCAATTCTTGATAAATAAGTTTCCGGTTCTAACAATCACAGGGAATGTAGCTTCCGGAAAAACTACCTTTGCAGCGGATCTTTTAATACAAGATTTCTCACAAAACTTTGTCGCTTTATTGAGCCCCGTGATGAACTATATTCGCTCATATTAG
- a CDS encoding tyrosine-type recombinase/integrase → MVSILQEISKQESHAVMEISEVSMMQLQQKKDAAEKAKENPFADFNDLEILAWYIHEQKHANKENDRSMRTKKEYESEIRQFIAAILSHTEAIDVDIDEIRGQSLFKSLESRHLRRYQEWLMTESPYVLERGPYSPATISRKTTVLKSFFRYLYRIGYIQDNIADGLRIASVRKDDRPDRDLGPQDVVKVLRAFQNINHPVMFSIVLVLTATGMRNEEFCKLKVTDVKKDRIHGGYYLDVIGKGNKKRQIPLKQKAYDSIRMYRYARGLPALGDSESDAPLFTTSRGTAFSPSYLIAYMTKELKKIETELEGIEVKLTPHVFRHAFAITSRLGGADLFDIMRSLGHEKMETTMIYLEKVFEREKNAVNQWAPDALEEFL, encoded by the coding sequence GTGGTGAGCATTTTGCAGGAAATCAGCAAACAGGAATCACATGCAGTAATGGAAATATCGGAAGTCTCGATGATGCAGCTTCAGCAGAAAAAAGATGCGGCCGAAAAAGCGAAGGAAAATCCATTTGCCGATTTTAATGATTTGGAGATTCTCGCCTGGTATATCCACGAGCAGAAACATGCAAACAAAGAGAACGATCGATCGATGCGAACCAAAAAAGAGTACGAAAGCGAAATCCGGCAGTTTATTGCCGCTATCCTGTCCCACACAGAGGCCATAGACGTCGATATTGATGAAATCCGTGGGCAATCCCTTTTCAAGTCGTTAGAATCGCGTCACCTGCGCCGATACCAGGAGTGGTTAATGACCGAGAGCCCATATGTTTTGGAGCGGGGCCCATACAGCCCAGCGACTATTTCCAGAAAGACGACGGTCTTGAAATCCTTTTTCCGCTACCTGTACCGGATCGGTTATATCCAGGACAACATTGCCGATGGGCTGCGTATTGCTTCTGTCCGGAAAGACGACCGGCCGGATCGTGACTTGGGACCGCAAGATGTGGTGAAAGTGCTGCGAGCATTCCAGAACATCAACCATCCGGTCATGTTCAGTATTGTCCTGGTTCTGACGGCTACGGGGATGCGAAACGAGGAATTCTGCAAATTGAAGGTGACCGATGTAAAAAAAGATCGAATCCATGGGGGGTACTATTTAGATGTCATCGGAAAAGGCAACAAGAAGCGGCAGATTCCGTTGAAGCAGAAGGCGTATGATAGCATACGGATGTACCGGTATGCGCGCGGCCTTCCTGCCCTGGGCGATTCTGAATCCGATGCCCCTTTATTCACGACGAGTCGTGGGACGGCATTTTCCCCTTCCTACTTAATTGCTTATATGACGAAAGAGTTGAAGAAAATTGAAACCGAGCTTGAAGGTATCGAAGTGAAACTCACTCCCCATGTATTCCGTCATGCTTTTGCGATCACATCTAGATTAGGCGGAGCGGATTTGTTCGATATCATGCGATCACTTGGCCATGAAAAAATGGAAACCACGATGATTTATTTGGAAAAAGTATTCGAGCGGGAGAAAAATGCAGTGAACCAGTGGGCGCCGGACGCATTAGAGGAGTTTCTCTAA
- a CDS encoding helix-turn-helix domain-containing protein, which yields MIEGYTPQEAADLLGFTVPTIYAYEKKRILRRIEDPHRLKGTTLFVKEDIDILAEEKKKLDNMGITISELARKAGVFSSNIREAIRTMNLQVPMIPSNPHSSRMRFAITPEYEEKILSYLNQQKTRRAKKNHLYVPSFDIALHQRFLIAGEQKLRLKTDRKERVGFELENGSFIPYIQAIRAFDIEPLYRIHRKKNEAQSGFTDIVVPTGKKAFYEILDFLYSNCGVENFNADIDTDHFVASIRNAEYRTTQTNQETLELVQQYITNGKLEMRDGCWVFCRTEKSVQVHMTPEDYLLFKQVAKHDNISLKNWIENALAEKANELRST from the coding sequence ATGATAGAAGGATATACCCCCCAAGAAGCAGCAGACCTCTTAGGCTTCACAGTACCGACTATATATGCGTATGAGAAAAAGAGAATTCTAAGACGTATAGAAGATCCGCATCGTTTGAAAGGAACCACTTTATTCGTAAAAGAGGATATAGACATTCTAGCTGAGGAAAAAAAGAAATTGGACAATATGGGCATAACTATCTCAGAACTAGCAAGAAAAGCCGGAGTATTTAGTTCTAATATAAGAGAAGCGATTAGAACGATGAATCTACAAGTTCCTATGATTCCCAGTAATCCTCACTCATCTAGAATGCGTTTTGCCATAACTCCTGAATATGAAGAGAAGATTTTGTCTTATTTAAACCAACAAAAAACAAGGCGAGCTAAGAAAAATCATTTATATGTTCCATCTTTTGATATTGCACTACATCAACGGTTTTTGATTGCTGGTGAACAGAAGCTTCGCTTAAAGACAGACCGAAAGGAAAGGGTGGGCTTTGAACTGGAAAATGGCTCCTTTATTCCCTATATCCAAGCCATTAGAGCTTTCGACATTGAGCCACTATATCGTATTCATCGAAAGAAAAATGAAGCACAGAGCGGGTTTACAGATATTGTTGTTCCAACAGGTAAGAAAGCTTTCTATGAGATACTGGACTTCCTCTACAGCAATTGTGGAGTAGAAAATTTCAATGCAGATATAGATACAGACCACTTTGTAGCATCAATTCGAAATGCGGAGTACCGAACGACCCAAACTAATCAGGAAACTTTAGAACTCGTCCAACAGTACATTACTAATGGAAAACTTGAAATGCGTGATGGTTGTTGGGTTTTTTGTAGAACCGAGAAAAGTGTTCAAGTCCATATGACACCTGAAGACTACCTTTTATTTAAGCAGGTAGCCAAACATGATAATATATCTTTAAAAAATTGGATTGAAAACGCACTTGCCGAGAAAGCGAATGAGCTTAGAAGCACATAA
- a CDS encoding AbrB/MazE/SpoVT family DNA-binding domain-containing protein has protein sequence MKSTGIVRRVDQLGRIVIPKELRKITNMDIGAPVEIFMDGDFINLRRYQTTRACVITGEMSELNKEFAPGLVLSPQGADILFNRLEKERKDA, from the coding sequence TTGAAGAGTACAGGTATCGTAAGAAGAGTAGATCAACTGGGAAGAATCGTTATTCCCAAAGAACTTCGCAAAATCACTAATATGGATATCGGCGCACCAGTTGAAATCTTTATGGATGGAGATTTCATTAACTTGAGAAGATATCAAACTACTCGTGCTTGCGTGATCACTGGGGAAATGTCTGAATTGAACAAAGAATTTGCACCTGGGTTGGTTCTAAGCCCTCAAGGCGCAGATATCTTGTTTAATCGGTTAGAAAAAGAGAGGAAGGATGCTTAG
- a CDS encoding type I restriction endonuclease translates to MKLIDLETPENNDFRVVSELSYQKGIVSPFRPDITILINGIPMGFWK, encoded by the coding sequence ATCAAATTAATTGATCTCGAGACACCAGAAAACAACGATTTCAGAGTAGTTTCAGAACTTTCTTATCAGAAGGGCATAGTTTCTCCATTTAGACCCGACATTACGATACTAATCAATGGAATACCTATGGGGTTTTGGAAGTGA
- a CDS encoding N-6 DNA methylase: MIKDYNKDSGKYAEYFTPSFAGNIMADILFNDTPVTNVSVYDPAAGSGTLLLSMANKIGTNNCTIYSGYLAKSTQFYGLI, from the coding sequence TTGATTAAAGATTACAATAAGGATTCAGGAAAATATGCTGAATACTTTACTCCAAGTTTCGCTGGAAATATAATGGCTGATATTTTATTTAATGACACACCTGTAACAAATGTATCCGTTTATGACCCAGCAGCAGGTTCAGGTACTTTGCTTTTGTCTATGGCAAATAAAATTGGAACTAATAATTGTACAATATATTCAGGATATCTCGCAAAATCTACTCAGTTTTACGGATTAATTTAA
- a CDS encoding N-6 DNA methylase codes for MKPAHRYSTDKLQKFDFIVSNPPFNMDFSSIVEILKADPFNRFFAGVPNVPNKRKKVWQFTKCFTTYYVFTF; via the coding sequence ATTAAACCTGCACATCGTTATTCGACAGATAAATTGCAGAAGTTCGATTTTATCGTAAGCAATCCACCTTTTAATATGGATTTTAGTTCTATTGTAGAAATCTTAAAAGCTGATCCATTCAATCGATTCTTTGCAGGCGTTCCTAATGTACCGAACAAAAGAAAGAAAGTATGGCAATTTACCAAATGTTTTACAACATATTATGTCTTCACTTTCTGA
- a CDS encoding N-6 DNA methylase, giving the protein MIDENMLRAVVHMPANIFATTGTSVSILFLDKTKEMKKM; this is encoded by the coding sequence ATGATTGATGAAAACATGTTGCGTGCCGTTGTACATATGCCTGCAAATATCTTTGCTACTACAGGCACATCAGTTAGCATCTTGTTCCTCGATAAAACAAAAGAGATGAAGAAGATGTGA
- a CDS encoding restriction endonuclease subunit S, with amino-acid sequence MVLDAFKRIKIHLPSLSEQNKIVSLIRPFDEKLELI; translated from the coding sequence ATTGTTTTAGATGCATTTAAGAGAATCAAAATTCACCTTCCTTCTTTGAGTGAACAAAATAAAATTGTTAGTCTAATTCGTCCATTCGATGAAAAATTAGAATTAATTTAG
- a CDS encoding restriction endonuclease subunit S, with protein MAPLHRLVILKTLQSPVFLGLHKRFVFGQICIYSRGLTDITELGYKSSSTKIMPIGSVLFTSRAPIGYVAIAAEEVSTNQGFKSIVPLKTVPSEFLYLLLKRLVPIIERNAGGTTFKEISTSGISKIKIIKPSELILKKFEKK; from the coding sequence GTGGCGCCACTCCATCGACTAGTAATCCTGAAAACTTTACAAAGTCCGGTATTCCTTGGATTACACAAAAGATTTGTCTTTGGACAAATCTGTATATATTCTAGAGGGTTAACTGATATCACAGAATTAGGTTATAAAAGTTCAAGTACCAAAATAATGCCGATTGGTTCTGTACTATTTACTTCCCGAGCTCCTATCGGTTACGTTGCAATTGCCGCTGAAGAGGTTTCAACGAATCAAGGTTTTAAATCAATTGTTCCTTTGAAAACAGTACCAAGCGAGTTTCTTTATCTCTTATTGAAAAGGTTGGTGCCAATAATTGAAAGAAATGCAGGTGGTACAACATTCAAAGAAATTTCTACTAGTGGTATCTCGAAGATAAAGATTATAAAACCTTCCGAACTAATTTTAAAGAAATTTGAAAAGAAGTAA
- a CDS encoding recombinase family protein, with protein MEHRKFGYIRVSSKDQNEGRQLEAMKKMGINGRDIYLDKQSGKNFERANYQLLKRVIRKGDILYIHSLDRFGRNKEEILQEWNDLTKNIEADIVVLDMPLLDTTQYKDSMGTFIADLVLQILSWMAEEERERIRKRQREGIDLALQNGIQFGRTPVLVSEEFKEVYRKWKARELTAVEAMQEAGVKKTSFYKLVKALEEEPAKLL; from the coding sequence ATGGAACATCGCAAATTTGGATACATACGTGTCAGCAGCAAAGATCAAAATGAAGGACGTCAATTGGAAGCCATGAAAAAAATGGGCATCAATGGACGAGATATATATTTAGACAAACAAAGTGGAAAGAACTTCGAACGAGCGAACTATCAATTATTGAAACGAGTTATTCGGAAGGGCGACATTTTGTATATCCACTCCTTGGATCGGTTCGGCCGGAACAAAGAGGAAATCCTCCAGGAATGGAATGATCTCACGAAAAACATTGAAGCCGATATTGTGGTGTTGGATATGCCGTTACTGGATACGACGCAATACAAAGACAGTATGGGAACTTTTATTGCCGACTTGGTTTTGCAGATTCTTTCTTGGATGGCAGAAGAGGAACGGGAACGCATCCGAAAACGGCAGCGTGAAGGAATCGACTTGGCGCTACAAAATGGCATTCAGTTTGGCAGGACGCCTGTTCTTGTTTCAGAAGAATTTAAAGAGGTTTATAGAAAATGGAAAGCTAGAGAACTAACTGCAGTGGAAGCCATGCAAGAAGCCGGAGTTAAAAAGACTAGCTTTTATAAATTGGTAAAAGCACTCGAAGAAGAGCCAGCAAAGCTATTATAA
- a CDS encoding transposase — translation MERPPQIQRNRTHSADPYYSLIVSLVKQDVSRKRIFEVLQKKGYQKSFSRLKDYLHKLQKHQGNNEQSQKIHKVPRQKLHSYLWSKLPEGQEKHAIDLLLKKECGAKRITATPRPVSADYAHPKRIGCVGSLDRTHKKTGIKELNQFEHYLRSDWQAVQNAIVYQWSNGLIEGPVNRIKVIKRQMYGRANFDLLRLKV, via the coding sequence ATGGAAAGGCCGCCTCAGATACAACGGAATCGAACCCATAGCGCCGATCCGTATTATTCGCTTATTGTTTCTTTAGTAAAGCAAGATGTTTCACGAAAACGTATTTTTGAAGTACTACAGAAAAAGGGCTACCAAAAATCATTTTCGAGATTGAAAGACTACCTCCATAAGTTACAGAAACACCAAGGTAACAACGAACAAAGTCAGAAAATCCATAAGGTGCCAAGGCAGAAGCTCCACAGTTACTTGTGGTCAAAGCTGCCCGAAGGGCAGGAGAAGCATGCAATCGACTTGCTTCTAAAAAAAGAATGTGGAGCTAAGAGAATTACAGCTACTCCTCGACCAGTTTCAGCAGATTATGCGCATCCAAAGAGAATCGGATGCGTTGGCAGCCTGGATCGAACGCACAAAAAAACTGGAATCAAGGAGCTGAACCAGTTTGAACATTATTTGCGGTCGGATTGGCAGGCAGTTCAGAATGCCATAGTTTATCAATGGAGTAATGGGTTGATCGAAGGCCCTGTAAATCGAATCAAAGTAATCAAACGACAGATGTATGGCCGAGCTAATTTTGATCTACTTCGTCTAAAAGTTTGA
- a CDS encoding transposase, translating to MIGLDDWALKRGMRYGTIICDLEQKRPIELLESRKEKVVSNWLKKHPSISSFVKEWLDGIRKSPFDRSAEGDPSNRQVALVS from the coding sequence GTGATTGGACTGGATGACTGGGCCTTGAAACGAGGTATGAGATACGGAACCATTATTTGCGATCTTGAACAGAAACGGCCAATTGAGTTGTTGGAAAGTCGGAAAGAAAAAGTGGTCAGTAATTGGTTGAAGAAACATCCTTCCATTTCGAGTTTCGTCAAGGAATGGCTCGACGGAATACGCAAAAGCCCTTTCGACAGGAGTGCCGAAGGCGATCCAAGTAACCGACAGGTGGCACTTGTTTCATAA
- a CDS encoding transposase family protein: MNLQFFYPTWTVLHVSVSNDAFHFYMESVQHGSRCPACRHISCRIHSRYWRTLKDTPLHSMPVSLHVRARKFFYHQSDCHQRIFTERRPEWLNAYD, encoded by the coding sequence ATGAATCTGCAGTTCTTCTACCCAACTTGGACCGTCTTGCACGTTTCTGTTTCTAATGATGCCTTTCATTTCTATATGGAATCTGTTCAGCATGGGAGCCGTTGTCCGGCGTGCCGCCATATTTCCTGCCGGATTCACAGCCGATATTGGCGGACACTCAAGGATACACCGCTTCATTCAATGCCTGTTTCCCTGCATGTAAGAGCTCGCAAATTCTTCTATCACCAGTCCGACTGCCACCAGCGTATCTTTACAGAGCGACGGCCGGAATGGTTGAACGCCTATGATTGA